From the Catalinimonas alkaloidigena genome, the window ACCACTATGCCGTAACGTACGATGTTCTGAAGAAAACCACGCAGGCTTATTGCGACGACAGGGCCGTACTGGAGAATGTGCCGGTAGCTGCCGACTACCGCGGTGCCGGGGGCATCACGGTCGGAAAATCGGTCTGGCAGGCGCCAACCGCTCTCCGCGGCAACGTGCACGACCTGCGGATCTGGACCAAAGCGCTGCCGCTGGGCGATGTCTACGCCCGCATGTTCTCGCTGCTGAACGGCTCGGAGGTAGGGCTGGCTGGGTACTGGCCGCTCGACGAAGCCTTCGGCACGCTGGGCAACGACAAGGCCCGCTATCGCCACGCGCATTTGTTTGCGGGTTGGGAAGTGCTGCCGCGCGGCCGTGCACTGGCCCTGGATGGCACCGGTGCGCTGGAAATCAACACAGGCAGCACGGTCATCCTCTCGAACGAGATGGACTACAGCCTGGAGTTCTGGTTCAAGGCGCGTCCGGGACAAACCGCGACAACGCTCTTCTCCAGCGGAAAAGGCGACGGCACCGACCAGCTGCACGATCCGGCCTACAGCGTCAGCGTGGGCTTTAACGAGGCCGGAAAGCTCCGCGTCCTCAACAACGGATTTGCCTTTGCGCAGCAAAACGGCGTCGACTACCGCGACGACAACTGGCACCATTTCACCTTGTCGCTCAGCCGCAGTGCCAACGCCACCATGCTGGTCGACGCGCAACAGGTAGCCACCACCGCTAGCGTCAACTTCGGTGGACTGACCGGCACCACCATGTGGGTCGGAGCCCGGGGGTACCGCAACGATCAGGGTACCAAGGTTCAAGACCAGTATTTCGAAGGCGTGATCGACGAAGTACGCCTCTGGAAACTGGCCCGCCGGCAGGCACAAGTGGCGCTGGACTGGACGTCGAAACTGTCCGGTACCGAGAAAGGGCTGGTGGCCTACTATCCGTTCGAATACTACAAAACCGAGGCGGGCATTCGCATCCTCGAGGGGACGCTGGCAGACCAGTGGCAGAACCCGTACGGGCCAAACGGCGGCCAAGCCGTGGTCAGCGGTGGGGCCAGTGTTGGTACCGAAGCGGCCAACCTGCGTGACGTGCGTCCGCTGCAGGCCGTGGACTTCGACTGGGCCGTCAACGAAGACAAGATCATCATCACCCCGGCGGCCCGCATGGCCAAAGCCATCGACAAGACCATTCTGGAAATCATTGTCGAAGGGGTCGAAGATAAATTCGAAAACCGACTGGCTTCGCCGGTGGCCTGGACGGCTTACGTGGACCGCAACCTGTTGAAGTGGAGCGACGATCAACTGACGTTCGAAAAGCCGCTTTACGCACCGATGCAGTTCACCGTAGAAATCACCAACCATGGGGGCACCCAGCAGCGCTTCAGCCTGGAAAACCTGCCGCCCTGGCTAACGGCCCAGCCGTCTGCCGGAGAAATTGCGCCGCTCTCCTCGCAGGCGGTTCGGTTCACGGTCAACGAAGGACTCAACACGGGCTATTTCGGGGAAGACATCTACCTGCGGTCCGATTTCGGGGCCGACGAGAAATTGCACATCGACCTGCGCGTCTTTGCGGAAGAACCCGCCTGGGCGGTCGATCCGGCCGACTACCAGTACTCGATGAACATGGTCGCGCAGCTGGAAATTGATGGCATCCTTTCGTCGGATGTGTACGACCGGGTCGGCGTATTTGTGGGGGACGAATGCCGTGGCGTGGCGGACCTGCAGTACATCGAGGCCTACGACCTCTACGAAGTGTTCCTCGACATCTACAGCAACCAGGAAAGCGGAGAGACGGTCGAGTTCCGGGTGTGGAACGCCGACGAAGCCACCGAGCATCGCGACGTACAACCAATCCTGACGTTTACCTCCAATCAGGTGCTGGGCACGCCGCGCCAGCCGGAGAAAATCCGGGCCGGGGCTACGTACGTGCAGAGCATGCACTTCAATCCGGGCTGGAACTGGGTTTCATTCAACCTCGACGCCCCGCTGCTGAGCAGCGTTCAACAGACCTTGACTACAGTTGCAGCGCAGGTGGGCGACCAGGCCAAAGGCCAGACAACGGTCGACATCTTTACGCCGGGCATCGGCTGGTCGGGTACGCTGAGTGGACAGGGCGGTTTCCGCAACGGACAGATGTACATGGTCAAGCTCCAGCAGGGTGGCGACATCCAACTGGTAGGGCGCGGCATCAATCCCGACCTGTCGATTCCGATTCGGACGGGCTGGAACTGGATCGGCGTCAACCCCCGGTTCAACCTGACTGTCAACGAAGCCTTCGCGAATTTCAACCCGCAGTCGGGCGACATGGTGAAAAGCCAGTTTGCCTTCGCGGTTTATGACGACAACCTGGGCTGGACCGGCAGCCTGCGCTACCTGAAACCGGGCTTAGGCTACATGTTCCGCTCGGCCCAGCCGGGTGCGTTGGTCTACCCGGCCCAGTCGGCCCTGACGCAGACGGGCGATCGGTTGGTCGCGCTGGAGCAGACCGACGTGCCTACCTTCTGGCAGTATCCGTACACCCAGTCGGTCATTGCCTGGACGGCCGAAGCGGTAGAAGGGCACACGTACCGCCTGGAGGCCTGGGCCGGAGCGACGCTGCGCGGCGTTACCACCCGCCAGCAGGTAGCCGGAAGCCCGCTTTACTTCCTGACGGTGCACGGCGAACAGAACGGAGAAACCATTCGTTTCCGCCTGATCGACGAGACCGATGACCTCGCATTTGCCGTACAGGAAACCCTTCCGTTTGCTTCGGACGAACTGCGCGGCACGCTCGAAGAACCCTTCGCTCTGACCGTGCAGGATCTCGTTACGCACTTGCCCGAGCAGCGCCTGGACGCTCGTCTGTACCCGAATCCGTTCCGGCAGAATGTGCAGATCGAGGTTCCCAAAACTGGGCTTTATCCGCCGCAGATTCACGTCACCGACCTGTTGGGTCGGGTGCTCACCACCCTGAACGTTCAGGAAGGCACCAGCGGTTGGGAAGCCGTTTGGGAAGCCCAGCCTCAACCCGCCGGGATGTACCTGATCGTGGTAGAGCACGAGGGGCAGCAGCAGGTGTACAAAGTCACAAAACAATGATAAAACTCTTGGGAAGAACGGGCGAGGTTTCGGTCGTGACCAACGCCGGAAGCGGCCTGTTCTTCCCTTTGCTTACGAATCTATGTTAAACAAGATCCTGACTTTCGCGACCCTGTTGACGGCGCTGTTGCGGGTAGCGGCAGCACATGCCCAGGGGTGGTCGGTCGATCCCGCCCGATACAATCATTCGATGGTCGTGGTAGGGGTACTCAACCTGGACCGCGTGGAGTCGCGTGCCACGACGGATACCGTGTATGCCTTCGTGAACGGCGAATGCCGCGGCGTGGCGACCCCGCAATACCAACAGAAAGTGGACCGCTACCTGGCGTACCTGATTGTGTACAGCAACGAGTCGGGCGGAGAAATTTCGTACCGGATCGTCAGCAACGGCGATACGCTTTCGGTCGTGCAAACGCAACGCTTTGAAGTGAACGGCTTGGTGGGCCATGCAACGCGCCCGTACGTTTGGTCCAACGTCGCCTTGAACGACAAGGCAATCCTGGAATCGTTGACGGCTCCGACCCAGCAGGGAAGCACGCAATTCCATGAAGGGACAGTGACGCTGAAAGTAGACTACAGTACCGACCGCAGCCAACTCGCTCCGCAGTTCACGCTGGCCTCTGGTGCCACGGCCTGGGTCGGGGGCGTGCGGCAGGTAAGTGGCGTTACGCAAAACGATTACACGCAGCCGGTGCGTTACACCATTCGCTCGGAAGACGAACAGCATTTTGCCGAGTACGAAGTGGTGATAAATCAGGGCAATGCGTTCCCGACGGCCATTCAGCTTTCCCACCAGGCGGTGGAGGAAAATCGACCCGGCGGCACGTGGGTCGCGGACCTGACGGCCGCCGACCTGAACCACACGACGCACCAGTTTTCGCTCGTCGCGGGGCTGGGCGACCAGGACAATGCCGCCTTCACGATCCACGAAAATCAGTTGCTGACCGCCGACGTGTTTGATTTCGAGCAGCAGGCGGCTTACGCCATCCGGTTGCAGGCGCAGGACCCGGAAGGCGATACCGTAACGCAGGCGTTTGTGATTCAGGTGCAGGATCGTAACGAAACACCGTACCTGGCCGACACGACGTTGGGCGTATACGAAAACGCCGCTCCGGGCACAATCGTCGGACAACTGGTACCGACCGACCCCGATGCCAATACCACCTTCACGTTCCGAATTCTGGGTGCGAACACCGCGTTCAGCGTGGACACGGCCGGGCACTTGCGGGTGGCACAACCCGTCGATTTCGAGACGCAGCCGCAGTATCGCTTTGCGCTGGAGGTGCGCGACAACGGTACGCCGTCGCTGGCCGACACCGCCTGGGTCAACGTGCAGGTATACGAGCTGAACGAGAAGCCGCATCTGGCGGACACGACGCTGGTCACCAACGAAAATGTCCCGGACGGAACCCTGGTAGGACAGTTGATCGCCACTGATCCTGATGCCGGAACGCAGTTCAGGTTTGCGTTGCTGGACGAAGCTGTGCCGTTCCAGGTCGATACGACGGGACAACTCTGGGTCGCCGGACCTCTGGATTTCGAACAACAGGCGACGTACCGGTTTCGGGTCGAAGTGAAAGACGACAACCTCCCGCCGTTGTCCGACACGGCCTGGGTCGAAGTACGCGTACAGAACCTGAACGACAAGCCTGTGATGGCCGATACGACTTTGGTGATCAGCGAGAACCTCGCCCCCGCGGCAGAAATCGCGACCTTGATCGCCACCGATCAGGACAGTGGCACCGTACTGCGGTTTCGCCTGATCCGCCAGGAGGTGCCGTTCCAGGTCGACAGCACCGGACGTCTGGTCGTCGCGGCGAAGCTCGACTACGAAACCCAGTCGTCGTATCGTTTTGAGGTAGAAGTACGCGACAACGGAGCGCCGCAACGCGCCGACACCGCCTGGGTAGATATTCAGCTTCAGGACCAGAACGAGGCACCCTTTTTGGCCGATACGCTGCTGTTGGTGAACGAAGCGACCGCACCGGGTACGTTGGTGGGCCAACTGCTGGCCACCGACCCCGACCGGCCTACGCAACTGCGCTTCGCCTTGCTGGACCCAACGCTGCCCTTTTTGGTAGAAGAAACCGGGCAACTGCGGGTTGCGGAGAGCCTTGATTACGAAACCCGGTCGTCGTACCGCTTCCTGGTCGAAGTGCAGGACGACGGCACCCCGATGCTGGCCGATACGGCCTGGGTCGACGTGCAGGTTGTCGATCAGAACGACGTCCCGCACCTGGCCGATACCACGCTGGTCGTTGCCGAAAATGCGCTGCAGGGCACCCGTGTCGGGCAACTGGTGGCGACGGACCCCGACAGTGGGTCGGTGTTCCGGTTTACGTTACTGACCTCACAATTGCCCTTCCGTGTCGATACGTCGGGCCTTGTGGTCGTGGCGCAGTCGTACGCCCTGGATTTCGAGACGCGGGCGTCGTACCGGATGCAGGTGGAAGTGCGCGACAACCGCATTCCGCAGCTGGCCGATACGGCTTGGGTCGACGTGCAGCTTCAGGATCTGAACGAGGCCCCTGTGTTGGAGGAAGCCGCCTTCACGGTCGACGAGAACGCGGCACAAGGCGTGGTGGTCGGACAACTGATCGCGACCGATGCCGATGCCGGAACGCAGTTCAGTTTCAGCATTCTGACGGAGGAGATGCCCTTTGTGGTGGATGCGTCGGGGCAAGTGCAGGTTGGCGAAGGGGATGCCCTCAACTATGAGGTAAAATCCTTCTACCGGTTCGAAGTGGAAGTGCGCGACAACGGGGCGCTGCCGCTGGCCGATACCGCTTGGGTCGAAGTGACCGTGCAGGACCAGCAGGAAGCCGACTTGCCGGTCAACAACTACGTGACGCCCAACCAAGACCATTACAACGACGTGTGGGAAATCCAGAATCTGGACCTCTACGAAGGATACACACTGCGCATTTTCGACCGATACGGAACCCTGGTTTACGAAACCAGTCAATACCAGAACCAGTGGGTCGGGCAGAACCAACACGGCAAAGCCCTGGCGCCGGGCGTGTACCTGTACCGCTTTCTGGCACCTGCCGGTACGGGCATTTCTTACCAGGGGACCATTCATCTAGTTCGTTAATTCTTCCAGGAAATATGAAAAAATTAGGCTTTTGGGTGGCATGCCTGTTGAGTCATAGCCTGTGGGCACAAATCAACATCGGGAATAACCTATACACCGAAAACGAGTTCAGTCTCAACCCTGCCTACGCCGGGGTGAGCTATCAGGTCCGGGCCGATTTGCAGGCGACCCGCTTTCGTCTGGCGCAAGCACAGGAGTACACCGGCGGCGCGTTTTACCTGCAAGGCGGGCTGACGGACCGTTTGGGGTTGGGCATGCGCGTGCAAACCAGCACGCAGTCCGTGTTTGCCCATACGAGTGCGGAGGCAGTGGCCGCGTGCCATGTCCCGTTAAGCTGGAGCCAGCGCCTGAGTTTCGGGCTTTCATTTGGCTTCAACTGGGACAGAGTGACGCAGGATTACAGCGGGCAGAATGCGTACGTAGACCCCAACGACCCCGTACTGAACAACACGAACAACGGACACGTACAGCCGCTGGCCGGTGTGGGGATGGTCTACACCTGGAGCCGTCTTTCGGTGGCGGCAACGGTGCAGGACATGCTAACGGACGAAAGCCGGGGCGCGGGTCAATATTTGGGTCAAGTGACGTATCTCTTTGGCGACAACAGCGAACGGCTGATGGTACAACCTTCGGTGCTTTTGTGTCGGCAGGGAGACCGCAGCGCCTGGGCCGACCTGAATGCGAAAGTTATCTGGCAGGAGCAGTGGTGGGCACAGCTCGGCTACCGAACCACCGGAAACCTGATGATGGGGGCCGGTGCTTCGTTCCGGGAAGTGCACGTGGGGTACGCATTCGGATACCCTATTGGCAAATACCAGCATCTGGCTACGTCGGTACACGAACTGACGGTTTCCTTCCGCTTCCGGGAGCGCCAGTTCAACGGCCAGCCGGCGTTGATCGTAGAGCCGGCCATTGAAGGGAAATAAGCAAAAGGAGAGGCGCGTTAAATTCCGCGGGGTAACATGCGCCAGGGGAGGGGCAATCCGCGTTACGCTTCTGGCAACGCAAAGCGGATGACGACCTGCGTTCCCCCGGTCGCCGGGCTGTGCAGGGCGACTGTTCCTGCATAGCGTTCTGCGATTTTCTTCACGACGTACAGCCCCAGCCCTTCGCCCTTGGACGTAACGTCGCCTTTGTAGTAAAGCTCAAAGACCTTCTCCTGAATGGCAGGGCTGATGCCCGGTCCGTTGTCATGGACGCTCAATTCCAGCTCGCCCTGGTGGGCGCGGATTTGTACCCCGATGCGCCGGACCGGTGAAGGGTGCTGCCCTAAAAAGAAGATCGCGTTTTCCAGGAGATTTTGCAGCAGCGCGTGCACCACGAAGGCATAAAAGTGGACTTCCTGCGTGACTTCGATCACCACGTCCAGGGCAATCTGTTTGTCCTGCAGCGCCGGCTGGTAGTGCAACCGTAGCATCTCGACGATGCTGTAGAAGTTGAGCGGCATACGCAGTTGCTCTACCGCCTCTACTTCACTGAGCGTACTGAGCTTGCGCAGCATCGCATCCATCCCCGACAACACTTCGTTGCATTTCCCCAGCATGTCGTGCACCTGCGGCTCCGGCGTTATCGTACGGATCAGCCCGAACAACCCCATGAGCGACGTGAGGGGGCGGCGGAAGTTATGCGACAGGCGGTAGAACAGGGTGTTGAGTTCCTGGTTGGCCTGCCGTAGCTCTTGTGTCCGTACGCTTACAATCTGTTCCAGGTGTTGTAAGACCAGCAGGCTGGTGATGCGGTTCAGCATCAGTTGGCCAATGAGTCGGAAAAAACGAAAATCGGTTTCGTTATAAGCCTCCGGCACTTTGCAGCCCACAATCAGCAGCAACTGCTGGCCCGGCTGCATCACCACCGGAAAAAAACACAGGTGCGCCAGGGGTTTGCCGTACAACGGCAGGACGCCCCCCTGGTCGTCCGTTTGCACTATGGGGACGCCGGTCGCGAGCACCCGCTGTTCGAAGGGCGTGAACGCAACGCCTTCGGCGCGGACCTGCCACTGCGCCCGGGCCGTTTCGATCGAAACCACCTGGTTTTCGTAGGCTACCAGCAGGCGGCAGGCCGATGCATCGACAATGTATTTCAGGTTGCTAGCCAACGACTGCGCCACACGCGTCAGATCTGCCGCGGCATTGACTTCGGCCGACATCTTGGCAAAAGTCTCGTAGCGCAGCCGTTGAGTAGCTTCGTAAAGCAGTTGATTGTTGACCAAAACGGGCTTATTTAATTTCCATCAGCTCGTTATCGATGCGAATGCCCGAAATATCGGCGATGGTGTTGAGCATGTTGGTCAGGTCGGCCAGACTCATCAGTTCCAGCACTTCTTCTTCGGCAAATCCTTCTTCGCGCAGCGTCTCGAAATCTTCATCGGTAGTGCTGGCCGACGACAGGGCGCACTTGGTTACGGTACGGATGGCCGTTTGGTAGGCCGACGGAACGGCGTCCTGGTAAACATTGTCGGTCAGCTTGACAGCCGGGTCACCTGTGAGGGTCGCGCTGAGGCTATCGGCCATCACGCCGTGCGCATGGGCGCAATAGTGGCAGCCTTTCTTTTTCGAAATGTTATAGATGATGAGCTGTTTCAAAATGAACGGTACCTGCCCGCGCAACATGGTCGCTTTGAGCTTTTCCCAGTTGCCGCGCAGGAGGGTAGGGTTGGTGCCCTGGCATTTGAACCAGTTCAGCACGAACGGAATGCCCATTTCGCGCATGGTTTCCTGGTAAATCTCGGCCACTTCGGGCGAGGCTTCTTCTAATTCAATAACACGGAAGCGCGTCGTTGTAGTTGCTAACATAGAGTCTAAATGAATACTGAAAAATACGAGTGGTTAAGCGCCAGAGACGGCGGTACTGGGCTACTGTAAAGCCCTTAAAAAAAGCATAGAGGTGTACGAGGTTGTATAACTTAAAGCCAAAGGAAGTTAAAAATAGTGATAACCAAAAGCGGGGGTAGTGTGGAAGAGGGTACGCTATGTACCGTCTTTCTCGTAAGTGCAGGGCGTTTTTGCCGGTAACAGGTGTGACTTCACCCTCTCCTGAAAGCAGACCCTGGAGAGGAGAGTGCACCTTCTTAGTGTTTTGAGCCGCACTCCTCAAGAAGGTGTAGTGTCGGCAGCGCCTGCAAGAAAGCTCAGGAGTTAGGGTAAGTTTTGTTGTAAAATCGATTTTCCGGGCCGGAGGTGATGGTTTTCTACAAGAGCGACAGCCGCACCTTGGAGGAGAGAAATAAGTGGAACACTACCGGCAGACGTTCCTCAAAAGGAACAGAACATCAGGTTCGATCAGAAAAACAAATATTCATATGTTGATGCGTGAGATTTACTCCGTTTTCTTACGCTATCCTGTTCGTAATTAGTGCTTTACTTGCTTCGTTCTGGTGCGCCATCCGCCTGCCTGATCAGCTTCAAAAACCTCAATGGCGTTCGGCTACCAACTTTTAGTACATGCTCATAAAGCAAGCGCATCTGCTCAAAAACACTTACCCGGACGCTTCTAGATTTGCGCCGATTTTTTAGCTGGGCTTGCTTTTTGTTTGTAATAACCTTTCGTTTATCCTTATGAAACGCTTTCCTTTCTTAAGGGCAGCTACTTTTAGCGTATTGTCGAAGATGGTTCTGTCGACTCCCGCAGTCGCACAGGAAAGTTCACTCAAAACAGTTCCCTTCGTCAGTCCTGAAATAGTAGGCCAACTGGCGCTCGCCGTGATGTCGGACGTCACGTCAGGAGTTACCGGATTCAAAATATGTGCCTCAGGGGCAACCATCGCGGTGGAGTGGGCGACACAACCCGGCTTTCGTGTTGCGCAGTTCGAACTGGAACGTTCGCGCGACTGCCTGCAGTTTGAGTCGGTCGCTTCACTGGCCTGCGTACACAACCGCTACGCCGTTACGAAATACAACACCACAGACCCTACGCCCTGGGCGGGCTATACTTACTACCGACTCAAGCTGGTGGAAGACGCGGGCACCGTAGCGTACGTCGGGCCGGTGGCTTCGTTTCTGCCGATCAAGAACCTGACGCTCGCGCCCAATCCCTGGGACGGACGCCAGCAACTTTCGGTCAGTGCTTCTCTGGCAGAAGATGCGTATTACATCGCATTTCTCGACCTGCACGGGCGGCACGTGTACGAGATGCCTTTGCGCGACAGCTATTTCTCGCTTCCCGAAGACCGCTTCGCCCCAGGACTCTACTATTATAAAATCTATTCGGCCCTGCAACTGGTCGGGCACGGCAAGTGGAAGGTAGAGAAATGAAACACAAGACGCTACGGAACTTCGGGTGACCCGCTGACTTCGCTGCGCAGACGTTTGAGGTATTCTTTGGGCGAGACGCCGTACTGTTTGTTGAAGCAGCGGATGTAGTACGAAGGGCTGTTGAAGCCCACTTCGTAGGCGATCTGGCTGACGCTCAGTCGGTCTTCCACCAGCAGCCGGACGCTCTTTTTCAGGCGGATGGACTTGATGAATTCGTGAACGCCCTGTCCCGTCAGGGTTTTGCATTTGGCGTAGAGCACCGACCGGCTGAGGGCCGTCACGTCACAAAGGGCGTCGGCGTTGAGCTCCGGCTCCTGCAAATGCGCCTCGATGTAACGCACCATCGTCTCCATGAAGTCGGCGTCGAGTTTGTTTTCGAGCAATTCGTCCGGATGGATCTCGTCGGACAGCAGGAACTTCTGCCTGACTTTCTCCTGCGTCTGGATGCAGTTGTAGATCAGTTGCACGAGCATTTCCTGATGCAGCGGCTTGGTCAGGTACGCGTCGGCGCCCGCCTCGTAACCGGACAACTGGCTTTCTTCTTCGCGCTGGCTGGTCAGCAGGATGACCGGAATGTGGCAAGTCGCTGGATTTTGTTTGATCGCCCGACAGAACTGCAACCCGTCCAAGACTGGCATCAGCATGTCGGACACGATGGCGGCAGGCTGGTGCTCTTGGGCTCGTTCGATGGCCTGGCGGCCATTTTCCGCCTCGAAAATTTCGAAGATGCCCGACAAGAGGGCACGGAGGTGCGCCCGCAGCGCCGGATCGTCGTCCACGATCAGCACCCGTCGGCCTTTCAGCAACTGCAGCTTCTCCGGCACGGCCCACACCGGGGGCGGCGCACTTTCGCTAGCGGTCGTCACCGACCAGTCGAGAGCCCGCGACGGCAACTGTTTCAGGTCGGCGGCGACATGCGGGCGGGAAACGTCCTGCGCCTGCGGCAGCCGTACGCGGAACGTGGTGCCCTGCCCGGGCGTGCTTTCCACGTCGATGGTGCCTCGGTTGAGGTGAAGAAATTCGCGGGTGATGATCAGCCCCAGGCTCGTCCCGGTTTCCCCTTCGGTGCCGGGCGTATGGCTTTTGTGGTCGATCCGGAACAGGTTGCGCCGCTGCGCCTCCGTCATCCCTACGCCCGTATCCTGCACGGTGAGTACCACTTCTTCGCCTTCGAGGCGGGCCTGAACGTCGATCCGTCCGCCCCGGGGCGTGAATTTGATCGCGTTGCTTAGCAGGTTCCGCACAATGGCGTCGAGCATGTAGGCGTCGGCCCAGACGTAACGCTCGGTCGGTACGTCGATCTGCAACGTCAGCTCTTTCTGGGCACACAGCGGGGCGACCAAGGTTTCGTTCCGCCAGAGCAGCTCCCGTACCGACAAGGCGACCGGCGCAAAGGCCATATTCTTCGACTGCGTGCGCGACCAGTCCAGAAGGTTATCGAGCAGTTGGGAAATGGCGCGGGAAGAATGGTGCAGGTGTTCGACAGAAGCGTGCAGTGCGTGCGGCTGTTCGCGGCGGGCCTGTTGGCGTAGCACCGCGAGGTTGCCCAGCAAGGCGTACACCGGGTTTTTCAGGTCGTGTGCCAGGATGGAGAAGAAGCGGTCTTTCGTGCGGTTCAGGTCGGCCAGGGCGTTCACGGTCTTTTCCAGTTCCTGGTTCTGTTCCACGATCTGTTCCTGCTGGTGAAGGATCTTGTTCGTCTTCCGCGTTATCTCCACGTTGTATTCTTCCAGCCGCTCGTTCTGCTGCCGCACCTCTTCGCTGCTTTCCTGCAGGGCGGCGTTGGCGTCCAGCAGTTCGTGGGTTTGCCGGGCGACCTCTTCCCGCAGTTCGCGGTTGTGGGCCTTGATGGAACGGACACGCAGGTAGAAAAGTAACCCGATCAGGCTGAGAAGGGCCAACGCCACCAGCGCCCGGAACCACCACGTTTTCCACCAGGGCGGCAGCACCACGATGTGCAGCGGCGAAGAAGCTTCCTGCCAGTGTTGCCCGTCGTCCGAGTAACGCACCCGAAACCGGTACGTGCCCGGATCGAGGTTGGTGAACGAGGCGCGGTGCTCGTGGTGCAGGTTGACCCACTGGTCGTGCAGCCCTTCCAGTTTGTAGCGGTACTGCATTTTGTGCGG encodes:
- a CDS encoding carboxymuconolactone decarboxylase family protein, which translates into the protein MLATTTTRFRVIELEEASPEVAEIYQETMREMGIPFVLNWFKCQGTNPTLLRGNWEKLKATMLRGQVPFILKQLIIYNISKKKGCHYCAHAHGVMADSLSATLTGDPAVKLTDNVYQDAVPSAYQTAIRTVTKCALSSASTTDEDFETLREEGFAEEEVLELMSLADLTNMLNTIADISGIRIDNELMEIK
- a CDS encoding sensor histidine kinase, encoding MVNNQLLYEATQRLRYETFAKMSAEVNAAADLTRVAQSLASNLKYIVDASACRLLVAYENQVVSIETARAQWQVRAEGVAFTPFEQRVLATGVPIVQTDDQGGVLPLYGKPLAHLCFFPVVMQPGQQLLLIVGCKVPEAYNETDFRFFRLIGQLMLNRITSLLVLQHLEQIVSVRTQELRQANQELNTLFYRLSHNFRRPLTSLMGLFGLIRTITPEPQVHDMLGKCNEVLSGMDAMLRKLSTLSEVEAVEQLRMPLNFYSIVEMLRLHYQPALQDKQIALDVVIEVTQEVHFYAFVVHALLQNLLENAIFFLGQHPSPVRRIGVQIRAHQGELELSVHDNGPGISPAIQEKVFELYYKGDVTSKGEGLGLYVVKKIAERYAGTVALHSPATGGTQVVIRFALPEA
- a CDS encoding cadherin domain-containing protein gives rise to the protein MLNKILTFATLLTALLRVAAAHAQGWSVDPARYNHSMVVVGVLNLDRVESRATTDTVYAFVNGECRGVATPQYQQKVDRYLAYLIVYSNESGGEISYRIVSNGDTLSVVQTQRFEVNGLVGHATRPYVWSNVALNDKAILESLTAPTQQGSTQFHEGTVTLKVDYSTDRSQLAPQFTLASGATAWVGGVRQVSGVTQNDYTQPVRYTIRSEDEQHFAEYEVVINQGNAFPTAIQLSHQAVEENRPGGTWVADLTAADLNHTTHQFSLVAGLGDQDNAAFTIHENQLLTADVFDFEQQAAYAIRLQAQDPEGDTVTQAFVIQVQDRNETPYLADTTLGVYENAAPGTIVGQLVPTDPDANTTFTFRILGANTAFSVDTAGHLRVAQPVDFETQPQYRFALEVRDNGTPSLADTAWVNVQVYELNEKPHLADTTLVTNENVPDGTLVGQLIATDPDAGTQFRFALLDEAVPFQVDTTGQLWVAGPLDFEQQATYRFRVEVKDDNLPPLSDTAWVEVRVQNLNDKPVMADTTLVISENLAPAAEIATLIATDQDSGTVLRFRLIRQEVPFQVDSTGRLVVAAKLDYETQSSYRFEVEVRDNGAPQRADTAWVDIQLQDQNEAPFLADTLLLVNEATAPGTLVGQLLATDPDRPTQLRFALLDPTLPFLVEETGQLRVAESLDYETRSSYRFLVEVQDDGTPMLADTAWVDVQVVDQNDVPHLADTTLVVAENALQGTRVGQLVATDPDSGSVFRFTLLTSQLPFRVDTSGLVVVAQSYALDFETRASYRMQVEVRDNRIPQLADTAWVDVQLQDLNEAPVLEEAAFTVDENAAQGVVVGQLIATDADAGTQFSFSILTEEMPFVVDASGQVQVGEGDALNYEVKSFYRFEVEVRDNGALPLADTAWVEVTVQDQQEADLPVNNYVTPNQDHYNDVWEIQNLDLYEGYTLRIFDRYGTLVYETSQYQNQWVGQNQHGKALAPGVYLYRFLAPAGTGISYQGTIHLVR
- a CDS encoding PorP/SprF family type IX secretion system membrane protein, whose amino-acid sequence is MKKLGFWVACLLSHSLWAQINIGNNLYTENEFSLNPAYAGVSYQVRADLQATRFRLAQAQEYTGGAFYLQGGLTDRLGLGMRVQTSTQSVFAHTSAEAVAACHVPLSWSQRLSFGLSFGFNWDRVTQDYSGQNAYVDPNDPVLNNTNNGHVQPLAGVGMVYTWSRLSVAATVQDMLTDESRGAGQYLGQVTYLFGDNSERLMVQPSVLLCRQGDRSAWADLNAKVIWQEQWWAQLGYRTTGNLMMGAGASFREVHVGYAFGYPIGKYQHLATSVHELTVSFRFRERQFNGQPALIVEPAIEGK